The proteins below are encoded in one region of Alosa sapidissima isolate fAloSap1 chromosome 24, fAloSap1.pri, whole genome shotgun sequence:
- the LOC121699882 gene encoding EF-hand calcium-binding domain-containing protein 3-like — protein sequence MEEISALPGAWTMGELSCLSTEQPLSEEHLEEFKAAYRHMRRLSRRSSPVQTRSEQNDTAWSDEDDEAFQKFLSVVTDKQKFSRCLKGDPKAEPYIHFYKILNSILNADNISSISPGELMRFDQRKFQNFLHGVYEEKHSQVITYYAKGAHLVGLHSRQLLKYIQPNCSDDTGSPYSRKPYLNPTYRPHIKYMSSLKIQHIKSNKSKKTVEIEDRIRQLTVKREGMKTNEMVTPVKIKVHLKVKNREALTYDDINQIRRKANEGVDSYLRSLTLCKRWDTLQSWRSLQNFYPTLSDSANFPESFSTYSWSWSGRRNMVEICELVEIVEAAAASSTPASSVPHKSA from the exons ATGGAGGAGATTTCGGCTTTACC TGGGGCGTGGACCATGGGCGAGTTGTCCTGCTTGTCAACAGAGCAACCACTCTCCGAAGAGCATTTGGAGG AATTTAAGGCTGCTTACAGGCATATGAGGAGATTATCTAGGAGATCATCCCCTGTGCAGACCAGATCAGAGCAGAACGACACAGCCTGGAGTGATGAAG ATGATGAGGCTTTCCAGAAGTTTCTTTCAGTCGTCACGGATAAGCAAAAATTCTCACGGTGTCTGAAAG GTGACCCTAAGGCTGAGCCTTACATACACTTTTATAAAATCCTTAACAGCATTCTGAATGCAGATAACATTTCCAGTATTTCACCTGGGGAGCTCATGAG GTTTGATCAAAGAAAATTTCAGAATTTTCTGCATGGAGTATATGAGGAGAAACACAGTCAAGTGATCACCTATTATGCCAAAGGAGCCCATCTGGTGGGACTGCATTCCAGACAGCTGCTGAAGTACATCCAGCCTAATT GCAGTGACGATACGGGGAGCCCTTATTCCAGGAAACCATACCTGAATCCTACCTACAGGCCACACATCAAATACATGTCATCACTAAAGATTCAGCATATAAAATCCAATAAAAGCAAGAAGACTGTGGAGATAGAGGATCGCATTAGACAG CTAACAGTCAAACGAGAAGGGATGAAGACTAATGAAATGGTCACACCTGTGAAAATTAAGGTCCACCTGAAGGTGAAGAACAGAGAGGCACTGACCTATGATGACATTAACCAGATTAGACGCAAG GCTAATGAGGGAGTGGATTCGTACCTGCGCAGCCTGACCCTTTGTAAAAGGTGGGACACGTTACAGTCGTGGAGGTCCCTACAGAACTTCTATCCCACCCTGTCCGATAGCGCCAACTTCCCTGAGAGCTTCAGCACCTATagctggagctggagcggcCGGAGGAACATGGTGGAGATCTGCGAGCTGGTGGAGATTGTGGAGGCGGCCGCAGCCTCATCCACCCCCGCCTCTTCTGTGCCGCACAAATCGGCATGA
- the rgrb gene encoding retinal G protein coupled receptor b has translation MAAYTLPEGFTDFDMFGFGTALLVEGLLGFFLNSIAALSFLLIKEQRTPSNFIVFNLNIADLMLNVNGLIQAYASYIRVWPYGQEGCINHGFQGLISIYAAISFLAVISWDKYHYWATKQPLFWATSGTICTTVWVVAIFWASLPLPYFGWGEFDFEPMRVGCTLDYTKGDRNYTTYMLTITFVYLLVPLFVMHDSYNTIYKYFKKTHNYKFNTTIPVKCLLLTWGPYVVMCIYACVENAKLVSPKLRMMLPVIAKTSPIFHAILYSFTNEAYRGGIWQLLTGQRVADKRK, from the exons ATGGCGGCCTATACTTTACCGGAGGGCTTTACTGATTTTGATATGTTTGGATTCGGCACTGCTCTGCTTGTTGAGG GTCTTCTAGGATTTTTTCTGAACTCCATAGCAGCGCTGTCCTTTTTGCTAATTAAAGAGCAGAGGACTCCAAGCAACTTCATAGTGTTCAATCTGAATATTGCCGACCTTATGCTCAATGTGAACGGCCTCATTCAAGCCTACGCCAGCTATATCAG GGTCTGGCCATATGGTCAGGAGGGATGCATCAACCATGGCTTCCAGGGCTTAATTTCCATCTATGCAGCTATCAGCTTTCTTGCTGTGATTTCATGGGACAAGTATCACTATTGGGCTACCA AGCAGCCATTGTTCTGGGCGACCTCTGGTACCATATGCACTACGGTCTGGGTAGTGGCCATCTTCtgggcctctctccctctgccctaTTTTGGCTGGGGTGAGTTTGACTTTGAGCCAATGAGGGTCGGCTGCACTCTGGACTACACCAAAGGAGACAG GAACTACACAACCTACATGCTGACTATTACCTTTGTCTACCTCCTCGTCCCTCTATTTGTGATGCATGATTCCTATAACACCATCTACAAATATTTTAAGAAGACTCACAACTACAAG TTCAACACCACTATCCCAGTGAAGTGTCTGCTGTTGACCTGGGGGCCTTATGTGGTTATGTGCATATATGCCTGTGTAGAGAATGCCAAACTGGTCTCACCAAAGCTAAGGATG ATGCTTCCTGTGATTGCAAAGACCTCCCCAATATTCCATGCCATTCTTTACTCATTTACCAATGAGGCCTACAGAGGTGGCATCTGGCAGCTGCTGACTGGTCAGAGGGTTGCAGACAAGAGGAAATAA